The stretch of DNA TCCAGACGCGACTGAAGTTTATCGATGCCGATAATTTCCCGCGCCCCCAGATTGCGTAATGTCGCATTGAACAACTGGCCGATGGGGCCTTGTCCGACGACCACCACATCAAGATCCATCACGCTGGGCAGCTTGGCCAACGCATACATCACCGTTCCCAGCGGTTGGGCCATCAAGGCGTTTTCGACGTGCGGACGGTCGTCGACGTGGATCGTGCGGTTTTCGCTGTTACAAAAGCGTTCGAAAAAGCCGACCTGATAGACCGGCACGGTGAGTACCCGTTCCCCTTTTTGGAATTTTTCGCCATTGGTATCGACAACCCGCCCAATCATCTCGTGCAGCGAATGTCCGACCTGCTGCGGAAACTCGGTTGGTTCGCCGTTGAAGTCGCCATCGAAAAAGGGCAGGTCCGATCCGCACAGACAGGTGTAGTGCGGCTCGAAAATAATCTGCGGTTCCCCGTCAGGCCCGGGCCCGTTCAATTCCGGTTCGGGGACATCAATGAGTTCGATCTGTCGATGAGCAACAATATGGCCGGCTAACACGGTAGGAACGTCCTCGGTTCGATATGGGGGGATTCAACAATCTGCTACGGCATGCGTTCTGTCCGTTACTGCGCAACGCCTGTGGAGGTAAGCGAAACACAATATCCCTGACGCATGAACACGGACGGCTGAATAGGATATTGCACAATTCGGTTTTTAGCAACAATCTGCGGACAAGGGCGTTGAATCAGAACCACACCAACAGCTCGCACGAACATCGAAATCCGCACGAACCACACGATTGCACTAAAGGATGTAATACGTTTCCAGGACAGAACACTTTTCGTGGGGCGATTTCCTGAAAGTCAGCATCACCGGGCACATGACCTATGTTTGAGCGACCAATAACCGGCTCTGTACCACTTCTGCTCTGATCCCCTACTGAAAGCGTCTGAACATGGTCGACTGGACCGAACTGCGAAAATCGCTCATTGGTGAACCCGAAAAGTCGGCGATCCCCACACGCGTTAAGGTACCGATCCTGCCGTTGGCAGTGATGAAGTTCAATCGTCGTGCGGAAGACCCGCAGGTAACGGCGGTTGAGCTGGGAAAAATCATTGAAACCGACTCGGGATTAACCGCGGCGCTGTTGCGGCACATCAATTCGGCCGCGGTGGGACTGAGCCAAAAAGCGACCTCAGCGCAGCAAGCGGTCGGCCTGTTGGGGTTTCGCGAAACCTCGTTGTATTTAGTCGCCAAGGCCATGGAACGCTCGATGCAAGGCCGCGAGTCGAAGCTGATCAATCTTCGCAACTTCTGGGCGGGAAATCTCGAACGGGCAATTTTTGCGAGGGAAGTCGCGCGGCTGTTAGGAGCCGATCAAGACCTAGCTTTTTCCGCCGGCATGCTGCAGGATTTCTTATTGCCCGCGCTGACCAACGACATGTTCACCAGTTACTACGGGTTTACGGAAACACAACGGGAGCGGCCGCGCGAGTTGGTTGCATTTGAGGAAAAATCATTCGGCTGGAATCATGCCCTGGCCGCCGGCCAAATCATGTATGGCTGGGAATTCCCCGACGACTTAATCTGTTGCGTCGTATTGCATCACCGCGGACTGAAATTGTTCAACGATCCGCAACTCCGCACCACAGCTGCGGCAGCCGTAGCCGCATCGTCCCTGATGCCTGACCCGCTGAAGCAAATTCCCAGCGGGTTGGACCAACTGGTAAAGCTCGGCAAAAAGTGGAAGGCCTTTGACCTGGTCAAGATCGCCGATCTCGTTGATCGGGAATTTGCCGAGTTGTCCCCGGTGGACAACAGCCAATTCTCATTTCGCCGCTACTGTCAAAAAGCGCTGGCTGTGTGAAAGCGGACTGCGAGCCTCACTCTGCAACGCGGGTCGTCCACCAAACATGTCCCAATTTGGTGACATGAAATTTGTCCGCTTTGCCGCGTCCCATTTTCTTGGCCCAACGCTGCACCGCTTCGATCACGCCGGGTTGGTCCGACTTGCCATAATCGCACCCGCAAAATAGGCCGCCCAGTTTGACCTTATCAAACCAGTCCTGCATGCTGCGGAAATAGCTGTTTTTTAAATGGCCGGCATCGATAATCACAAAATCCAGCCCAGCCGTGGGCGCCAATTCCAGCGCCTTGGGATGACAGGTGGGGCAACTGAAGATTTGTCGCCGCGATGAAAAACGGGATGTGTTTTGAATCGCTGGTCGGCAATCTTTTTGATCGCTCCATTTGTCGATCATCAACAGCTCTAATCGGCCGAAACTTCCCAACAACGCTTCCGAGGTTTTGCCATCGCAGACACCGATCTGGGCCCCCTTTTGAGGTTGGCCAAAATGGTCACGAATCAGTTCGATGAGCGCCCCGCGCTGGGCCACCTTACTCATGTCAGACTTCCTTCACTGCAACAGTTGGCCATTCGGCGTGATTCCGAAAAAAAGCGTGCCTGCCAACGTAAAACACCCTCGCCCTGAGAACGACTTCGAGGATATGAGCTGTCAGAACCCGTTTTCAATAGGCCTTGCGAGCGATTTCAGCCAATCAAGGTGAATCCCCTAATAAACGTAGATCATAAGCGGCGAGAGTCGCTGAAATGCGAGGCGGTGTAATGGATAACCCTTGGAAAATACGCGATGCCTTTGCTGTGGTTTCTCAACAAAAGTGAACAAGCGGACCAATATTGCGAAGGGGCTGGGCGGTACGCTAAAAACCGCCGGCACTCGCGCGCCGGCGGTTCGGAAATTTTTGCCCTGAAAAAAAGTTCGCGCAGTTTGCAATCACTGGCGTTCTCAGCGTTTTCTGATTTGGCCCATCGTATTTTTTAGCCGAGAACAGATGCCCGACCGAATAGATGCTAACGGTCACATCTCTCCGTCTGACCTCTGAGTAAATCAGCCTGTTAATTGGCTGTAACCGGCTGATACTGAGCATCGCCGAAACCTAGGATGGGATAGAAAATGAAGGGTAGAAACGCCAATCCCAAACCGAAACCTAACCCCTTGCCAAAGTTTTTCCCCACATCAATGACGACGAGAATCGCAATGACAATGCTCACAAAGGGGATAAATAACAGAATGAGCCACCAAATTGGTTTGCCCGCAATTTCCAACAACAAGATCATATTATAAATAGGGATGATCGATCCCCAGCCAGGCTTGCCCGCTTTTATAAACACATTCCACATCCCCGCAATCGCAACGATGATGAGAGCAAAGTACACGATCAAAAAGACCACCCCAATAGCTTCGTCGCCACCCTCTTGAGCAAATGTCACTGCGTAGCTGAAATCATTCATAATCTGTTCTCCTTCCAGGATAATTGAAGTGATCCGGTATCAACTCACGCCTCAGGTCACATGCGAAACGGTCAAACTCAATGCGTTGTAAACAGCCTCAAGCAGAGGCTCAACACCAAAGTGCCCCATTCAACTCCGGATTGCAATGAAATTCTGGCAAAGATTGCTGGACAACCTCAAACGATTCGCACTGGCAACCCAGGTTTTCGATCATAGGTGTCAATCAACACAACTGGTGCTAGTATGGGTGGCATCCCCCCGAAACCCACAACTGGAGCGACACCATGCGACACCCCGCCGCCTTTCTTCTCCTCCTGGTTTGCAGTGCCTTGCCGAACGGTTTTGATTGTTGCCGCGCCGACGAGCCCGTGCCATCGATTCAGTTTTCCGAACATCTGATCGCCGACAAATACGCCTATGCTTACGGCATTGCCGCTGCGGACTTTGATGGTGACGGCGACCTCGATTTGACCAGCGCCGATTACACGCCGCACAACATGCTGTACTTGTTTGAGAACGACGGCCAAGCTGCATTTAAACGGCACATTATCCAAAAGGACGATCCCGAACGACTCGAACGGCATCTGGTCGGCGATGTTGATGGCGATGGTGATCTAGATGTGGTGATTGTCAAAAACCTCCGCGGCGATTTGCTGTGGTTCGAGAACAATGGCAAGCCGACCGACGAGACATTGTGGTCGCGGCACGTGATCACCACCGATTTGCCGGGTGCCTACGACGTTGCGTTGGCCGATTTTGATCGCGACGGCGATTTGGACGTGGCGGCTTCGAGTTGGGTGCTGGGAAATCAATTCGCCTGGTTCGAAAACGACGGCTCG from Symmachiella dynata encodes:
- a CDS encoding DUF5684 domain-containing protein translates to MNDFSYAVTFAQEGGDEAIGVVFLIVYFALIIVAIAGMWNVFIKAGKPGWGSIIPIYNMILLLEIAGKPIWWLILLFIPFVSIVIAILVVIDVGKNFGKGLGFGLGLAFLPFIFYPILGFGDAQYQPVTAN
- a CDS encoding zinc-dependent alcohol dehydrogenase: MLAGHIVAHRQIELIDVPEPELNGPGPDGEPQIIFEPHYTCLCGSDLPFFDGDFNGEPTEFPQQVGHSLHEMIGRVVDTNGEKFQKGERVLTVPVYQVGFFERFCNSENRTIHVDDRPHVENALMAQPLGTVMYALAKLPSVMDLDVVVVGQGPIGQLFNATLRNLGAREIIGIDKLQSRLETSPKMGATATICNATEDPVSAVQKILGGKLPDLVIEAVGHKDQTLNLCIDLTRKFGTILFFGVPPEQIHNVNMLKLWRNNLKVVTSVEPGFERDFPLAMRWIAEGRINVSPIITHRYPLEKIQEAYEVFLNRTDGALKVMVEFPAAGQ
- a CDS encoding class I SAM-dependent methyltransferase, whose translation is MSKVAQRGALIELIRDHFGQPQKGAQIGVCDGKTSEALLGSFGRLELLMIDKWSDQKDCRPAIQNTSRFSSRRQIFSCPTCHPKALELAPTAGLDFVIIDAGHLKNSYFRSMQDWFDKVKLGGLFCGCDYGKSDQPGVIEAVQRWAKKMGRGKADKFHVTKLGHVWWTTRVAE
- a CDS encoding HDOD domain-containing protein yields the protein MVDWTELRKSLIGEPEKSAIPTRVKVPILPLAVMKFNRRAEDPQVTAVELGKIIETDSGLTAALLRHINSAAVGLSQKATSAQQAVGLLGFRETSLYLVAKAMERSMQGRESKLINLRNFWAGNLERAIFAREVARLLGADQDLAFSAGMLQDFLLPALTNDMFTSYYGFTETQRERPRELVAFEEKSFGWNHALAAGQIMYGWEFPDDLICCVVLHHRGLKLFNDPQLRTTAAAAVAASSLMPDPLKQIPSGLDQLVKLGKKWKAFDLVKIADLVDREFAELSPVDNSQFSFRRYCQKALAV